The nucleotide window CAGGAAATCTTGGACAAACGGGAACAATTCCAGGTAACGCTTGGACCACAAGGCCAAGAAGATAAAGAAGCTATGACGGCACTGTTATCTGTCGGTACGAGTGCCGGTGGTGCCAGACCTAAAGCAGTGCTTGCATTTAACAGTGATTTTACTCAGGTGAGGTCGGGGCAAACCAATGCGCCTGAAGGTTTTACTCATTGCGTGATGAAGTTTGACGGTGTCAGCGAAATTCATAAAAATAAAGAAACATTTGGTGATCCATTGGGATACGGCACAATGGAGTATGTTTATCATCTCATGGCCAAAGCTTGTGGAATAGACATGATGCCCTGCCGGTTGCTCAACGAAGGGAATCGACGTCATTTCATTACTCAGCGGTTTGACAGGAAAGGCAACCGGAAAATACATGTACAAACATTAAACGGTATTGCACATGTTGATTACAAAAAGGTCGGCTCGTTTTCATATGAAGAATTGTTTTCACTTGCAAGAGAACTCAAGTTAACTCCGGATGATGCAATACAAATATTCAAACGAATGGTTTTTAATATTGTTGCACGCAATCATGACGACCATTCTAAAAATTTTGGATTCATGCTTGACAACCAAAACAAATGGCAATTGGCACCAGCCTATGATTTGGCTTACAGCTACAAGCCTGGAAGCCCGTGGGTAAGCAGTCATTGGATGAAGCTCAATGGAAAGAGAGACAATTTTATCCGCAAAGATTTTTATAGCCTGAAAAAAATAAGCCCTATATTTACCAAACGTAAAATTGATCATATCATTGAAGAAATCATAGAGCATGTTTCACAATGGGATGACCTGGCCGTTGCACAGGGTGTTCCACAATCATTAATCAAATCAATAAGCAGCAACTTGCGGTTAAAATTTTAGAATGGGTTGACAGGTCAAGTCTATATTTTCCCAGAAATGAAAAGGTATTCAAAAGGTATAATGGATATGAGGTTGAGGTTTTACTTTGATAAATCTGGCATGATGGAAAATCCTTATCCTCCTAAAAAAGAACAAAAAATCATTGTATCTTACATCCAAGCCCAATTCATCAAAATCGATAAGGCCATTGCCATACAGGAGCAGATGATTGAAAAACTCAAGGAATACAAAGCCACGCTGATCAACTCCGCCGTGACCGGAAAATCAAGGTGCCACAAACAGGAAAAGCAAGGGCCGTGGCATGACAGAGAGATAAGCTTATGACAGATGACAGCCGCATACAGATCTACCGGGTGGATGTATGGTTTGAACAAGAGACGGTCTGGCTGACCCAGCGCCAGATGGGTGAGGTGTTTGACACCACGCCGGAAAATGTGCTGATGCATCTGAAAAATATTTACAAGACCGGGGAGCTTGAGCAAAAGTCAACTGCTAAGGATTTCTTAGTGGTTCGCACGGAAGGCACACGACAGGTCAAACGAAAGCTCAAGCATTACAATCTGGATGCCGTGATTTCAGTTGAGTATCGGGTGAATTCAAAACGGGGGGTGCAGTTCCGTATCTGGGCCACGCAACGGCTTAGGGATTATCTCGTCCAGGGCTATACCATCAACCAGCAGCGGATTAAATCCTTCTGGCGGCAAGCGATGCTGCATTCAAGTCTGCAATGCAGCAAAGCTTGAGAGAAATTGTAGATGGATAAATTTCAAACGGCATGAAACATCAATCAAATACATACATAAGGGCAGCAGAAAATACGATATTAGAGAAATGATTTCAACCCCAATGAATAAAATTGAGAGGGACTTTTTAAAGCGTTAACCAGGACAGCGAGCGCAGGGCTGTTAACAGCCCGCTGCATTTAGACAAGCTTGTGAGCTTAATATTAGATTAGGAATAAAACTATGACAACACAAGAAACTATTAAGAAAACAGGGGATTTTATTAAAAATTCTGCGACAATCAAAATATTCTCCATCGGACTGCTAATCATGATTCTTCTAATTCCAACATCAATGATAACATCTATGATGAGAGAGAGGGAATCAAGAAGAGATTCTGTTGTCCAGGAAATAAACCAAAAATGGGGAAATAGCCAGATTGTTACCGGACCGTTTTTCACAATACCATATAAATCTTTCTATAAAGACGAAAAAGATAAGATAAAATTCAACATGCATTATCTTCATATTCTGCCTGAAAACCTTAATATTTCTGGGAAACTATATCCGCAAATCAGATACAGAAGCATTTATGAAGCTGTCTTGTATAATGCTCAAATCCAAGTAAATGGTAATTTCACGATTCCTGTATTGAGCCAGTCTAACATTGACGTAGAAAATGTACTTTGGGAAAAAGCAATTTTTTCTATTGGTATCACCGACATGAGAGGCATTCAAGACAATATAAAGATAGTTTTTAACCAAGACAATTACAAAGCAAATCCAGGATTAAAAACAACTGACATTGTATCATCAGGCGTTCATTGCTATATTCCTCTTTTAGAAACTAAAGACACCAACTCCTTTTCCTTTCAACTCAATTTAAACGGCAGCGAAGTAATTCAATTTGTGCCGTTAGGTGAAACAACGAGCTTGAAACTAAAATCAAATTGGCCGTCACCAAGCTTTAACGGGGCTTATCTTCCAACAAACAGAGAAGTTTCAGACAAAGGCTTTTCCGCTGACTGGAATGTTTTGCACCTGAACAGAAATTTTCCTCAATTATGGATAGGCAATCAATATAAAGTTAGTGACACATCTTTTGGTTTGAAGTTACTCATTACTGCGGACATATATCAAAAATCCATTAGGATATCGAAATATGCAATAATGTTTATAGTCTTTACATTTTCAGCTTTTTTCTTGTCAGAAATTATCAACAAAAAGAGAGTTCATCCCATTCAGTATATTTTAATTGGACTTGCCGTTATATTATTTTACGTTCTGCTGCTTTCAATTTCTGAGCATCTGAATTTTGATATTGCTTATATATTATCGGCTTTTGCAATAACCACTACCATAACTGCTTATTCTAAAGGGATTATTAAGAACAATCATTTCACATTAACAGTCTGCGGCGTATTAATAATCCTATATTCATATTTATACATTGTTCTTCAATTAGAAGACTTTGCCTTAATTATGGGCAGCATTGGACTATTTGTCGTATTAACAACAATAATGTATATAACAAGAAAAATTGATTGGTATTCTTTGGATAAAGATCAAATTTAATAATAATCAAATCCAATAATAATCTAAAAAAGGGGTGGGGAGGGCTGCTAAGAAGCGTAGCGGCCTTATCGGGTATTTAAAGTTAATTCAAACCATCAAAAAACACCGGACTCTTCGGTGATTTAGGGGGGCACGGCGGTTAAACGGTTTGGTATAACTCTTTGAAAAAAATGATAAATGAACAGATGACTGTGCATAATTCAAAAGAGAATTCACATATGGAAAAGAACACAAAAGATGATCTCGAACAAATTTTTAAAAAATATTATTCAGCCCATAGAGAAGGCAAGCTTTTTGAAGCGGAAAAAGGCTATCAGGAAATATTGAAAAAAAGGCCTGACTGGGGTCAGGCGCTAACTGCGCTTGGATCACTATACCTGGACCAAGATCGGCCGGATAAGGCAAAACCAATATTTGAAAAAGCTGCCAATCTCAACCCTCCTGATTTGTCGGCATGCTATAGTTTGGCAAGGCTGAAACAACTGGAGAATGATCATCAAGGAGCCATAGCTATTTACAAGGTTATGCTGGATCAGCAGCCGAATGCCGGTATTGTATGGAATAATCTGGGTATCGCATACCGGGAAATAGGGAGGCCAAATGATGCTTTATCCAGTTTTCAGGCGGCAGTAAGGTTTGCTCCACAAATGGCAGAAGCTTGGAACAACCTTGGCGTGACACAAGATGAGCATAATCTGACACAAAATGCTTTGAATTCATACAAAAAGGCCATTGAAATACAGCCGGATTATGCATCCCCCCACTTAAATCTCGGAATTTCTCTTCAAAAGTCTGATCAGTTAAAAGAAGCTGAAGAACACTACAACAAGGTGCTTAAAATACAGCCGGAAAATAAAACAGCAAAATTCATGCTCCAAAGCATCGGGGGCATAGAAACACCTGATGCTGCACCGGTAGAACATGTACGCAGTATTTTTGATCAGTGTGCCCAAAATTTTGAAGCCATCCTGGTTGAAGAACTGGAATATAAAACCCCTGAACTCCTTTTTAATATCGTGCGCCCCTATTTGACTGAACAGATGACTATTCTGGACCTTGGCTGCGGCACAGGTCTTGGCGCTCAGCTTTATCAGCCTTTTGCGAACAGTCTGACAGGTGTTGATGTATCGGCAAAGATGCTTGAAAAGGCATCTGAAAAGAAAATTTACAACCGACTTGAAATTTTTGACATCCTTCAGGATTGGGTTTTCCCTGAAAAATTTGATCTGATATACAGCTCTGATGTGTTTGTATATTTTGGGAATTTGGATACGATCATCAGATCCGCATCTTCATACCTTGTTAACGGAGGGAAAATTGCATTTTCAGTAGAGAACCTGAAAGATGATAGTGCTGAGTATCAACTTTTTCCCAGCGGCCGCTATGCACATTCACAAAAATATATTCAGGAGTGCCTGAATCGGAATGGATTACAATTAATAGAAATAAACAAAGCTGATGTCAGGAAGCAGTCTGGAAATCCGGTCAAGGGATTGTTGATTGTGGCACAAAAAAAATAAGAGGTGAACAGATCAGGAGATATCATACTTAATTAAATTTTCCGGATTTCCGGGTTAGGAGCAACTAAAAAAGTGGCATTTACCCAGAAAGAAAAAATTATTATTATTGCACGGCTGCAGGCATACTTATCAGAGTTTTCAAAAGAGCCTCACCTTTATGAGTTGTGCGAAAAGATCAACAAAACCATTCATCCCTTGATGAATGAGACCGTTGCCGGACTTGAACTCAAACCCATTCGGGTGTTGCTGGAAGAATTCAGGACATTTTCAGGACAAGACGCTGTTTCCATGTTTGATGTGCTTCTGGTTGAAAAACGATTAAAAACCATTGGGCAGTTGAGACAACAGGCCATCGCCGCAAATAAGCCCCTGGATCTTTCCGAATATCATGACGGGTTAAGTCAGGTGCCGATCAAGCTTTACTCCTGGCAATCTGTCATTTCACAATTCAGCCGGATGATTGATGAATTTGATGCTGCTGAATCAAGTTATGAATACTTAACTCATTTAAGCCGGGACTTTTTCGGCAATGCCCATAAAGGATTCAGGCCCCCAATGTTCCCGGATCTTACAGACACCATCATCCGTGAGTTGATCACCAGGGGACTGGTATCCTCCATGAATGCTGCGGATTTAATTGATGACATCAACCGGATCAGGCAGTTTACCGCCATGCAGAGCAGACAAAACCGTGAAAAAATTTTTTCAGGAGATCTGCCTGTGGATTCATTCTTAAAAATGGGGCATGATGCATACCAGTTTCTTGAAGAATATTGGGTTTCCAGTCATTTGAAAAAAAACATCGATGTTTGCAGCTATCTTATTTTATGGGACGGACCTGGAAAAGCCCGGTTTCTGAAAAAGTTTGCTGAAATTGCACCTGTTGAGAAAAACCTTGAGTTGTGTATGGCCTGTACCGGTGTCCACCCGGAAAAGTCTCAAAGAGATTGGCTTTTGGGAACTGATCTTGAGATTGAAAAAGATCTGAAAGGTCTCAGAGAAACTATGAAACTGATCGAAGAAAATCGATTTGTTTATGAATTTTTATATGTCATCAATTTTGAAGGATCTCTTGAAACCCCTATAAGCAGTCGGTGGAAGACTGTTTTTGAAAAAATCAAATCAGACAAAGAAATTCTTGTGCCGGAGCCGGCAGAACAGTCTTGCAAACCGGCCCAAAAACTTTCCAAACCGGCCCAAAAACCATTGCATCCTGTTTGCGATACTGCATTGTCAAATACTCATCTCTCAAAACAACAACCTCTTTCCACTGCAAGTATTATGGATGAGACGGTTCCATATATTCCTGATGAATCATCCGACATGGATATTGATGACCTGTCAGCAATGAACGAACTGTCGGCCATGGATAAAAAAACCTCCTTTGAGGATCAAATTGTTCAGGAACACAGCCCCTGGAATAAATATCTAAAACCGTTTTTGTCTGAAAATCTTTTGGGAATTCTTGGAGCTGCCCTGCTCATGCTGGCCTGGCTTTGCATTTCAATCTGGGTATGGAACAAAGGACAATATTACCGGCTTTTAACCGGTGCATTGCCCATGTATTTTACCTCTGTTGCGCTGGCATACATCAGCCGTTTTTTCTACAAAAACCTTCATAAAGGTGTGTCACCCAAAGCTCCTGCACTTTTTGCCACGATTTGCGTATTATCCATCCCGTTTAATTATCTGATCGCTCTGTCCATGTTTTACCTGGACAAAACCATTGGCCCTGTTGCGGGGACAGGGCTTGGCATACTTTACGCCATCACCTTGTTTGACCTGATAGGCAGGTGGATTAAAGATTCCATCGGGTTTAATCCAGGCCTGTATTTAATCATCATCAATACCATTTTATTTTTACCCGGTTTTTCATTGTATGCCGGTGCCCATATGCTGCCGGCTGCCATCACGATCATCATGTTTGCCACATTTTTTGTATATGGATATACGATTCATGCTGTTTTAAAAAAAGATCAATCAAAGCACTGGTTCAGAACCCTGCTTTTCGGAGTGAATTACCTGTTAACCCTGTTTATCTGCTGTGTATACTACAGAATTATACCGGATGCAGGCAGTATGGCGGTTCTTCTTCAGCTGATTGCTCTTGGCATAATTTTTTTCGGGCAACAGGAAAGAATCTATAAACAGCTTATCCTGACATCGGTATTGTCTGTTCTTGGTATTCTGCTCAGCTTTAAATCGGTTCTGCCAGTGACGCCTTTTTGTCTGCTCTTAAGTGCGGCTTTATGGTTGCTGTATAAGAAGTATCTTCGAGCAGCCTTGCTGGATAATATTATTACAGCCCATATTTTTTGCTTTTTTGCTTCAATCGTTTTTGAAATCAAAGATGTATTTTTGCCCTCAGGCAGGTTGTTCATCTGTGGTGTGATTCTTTCCGCTGCGGTTTCTCTGGTATGTGCTGTTTTGTACGAAAAAAAATATTCAAAAACAGCGATTCAATCCATTTCGTATTTGATTCTTCCGGTTCTTTTGTCTTTTC belongs to Desulfobacula toluolica Tol2 and includes:
- a CDS encoding type II toxin-antitoxin system HipA family toxin, translated to MVIEIVKVKYREQDVGAISFNTKTGVGAFEFESRFIKSGIELSPVKMPLSKKIYSFPENNNETFKGLPGMIADSLPDDFGNAVMNAWIAGQGKSTTDITPLQRLQYTGKRGMGALTYSPAIQRKNLNRSQHVDIQSLIFIAQEILDKREQFQVTLGPQGQEDKEAMTALLSVGTSAGGARPKAVLAFNSDFTQVRSGQTNAPEGFTHCVMKFDGVSEIHKNKETFGDPLGYGTMEYVYHLMAKACGIDMMPCRLLNEGNRRHFITQRFDRKGNRKIHVQTLNGIAHVDYKKVGSFSYEELFSLARELKLTPDDAIQIFKRMVFNIVARNHDDHSKNFGFMLDNQNKWQLAPAYDLAYSYKPGSPWVSSHWMKLNGKRDNFIRKDFYSLKKISPIFTKRKIDHIIEEIIEHVSQWDDLAVAQGVPQSLIKSISSNLRLKF
- a CDS encoding restriction endonuclease subunit S domain-containing protein encodes the protein MMENPYPPKKEQKIIVSYIQAQFIKIDKAIAIQEQMIEKLKEYKATLINSAVTGKSRCHKQEKQGPWHDREISL
- a CDS encoding virulence RhuM family protein, producing the protein MTDDSRIQIYRVDVWFEQETVWLTQRQMGEVFDTTPENVLMHLKNIYKTGELEQKSTAKDFLVVRTEGTRQVKRKLKHYNLDAVISVEYRVNSKRGVQFRIWATQRLRDYLVQGYTINQQRIKSFWRQAMLHSSLQCSKA
- the creD gene encoding cell envelope integrity protein CreD, with amino-acid sequence MTTQETIKKTGDFIKNSATIKIFSIGLLIMILLIPTSMITSMMRERESRRDSVVQEINQKWGNSQIVTGPFFTIPYKSFYKDEKDKIKFNMHYLHILPENLNISGKLYPQIRYRSIYEAVLYNAQIQVNGNFTIPVLSQSNIDVENVLWEKAIFSIGITDMRGIQDNIKIVFNQDNYKANPGLKTTDIVSSGVHCYIPLLETKDTNSFSFQLNLNGSEVIQFVPLGETTSLKLKSNWPSPSFNGAYLPTNREVSDKGFSADWNVLHLNRNFPQLWIGNQYKVSDTSFGLKLLITADIYQKSIRISKYAIMFIVFTFSAFFLSEIINKKRVHPIQYILIGLAVILFYVLLLSISEHLNFDIAYILSAFAITTTITAYSKGIIKNNHFTLTVCGVLIILYSYLYIVLQLEDFALIMGSIGLFVVLTTIMYITRKIDWYSLDKDQI
- a CDS encoding tetratricopeptide repeat protein, which translates into the protein MEKNTKDDLEQIFKKYYSAHREGKLFEAEKGYQEILKKRPDWGQALTALGSLYLDQDRPDKAKPIFEKAANLNPPDLSACYSLARLKQLENDHQGAIAIYKVMLDQQPNAGIVWNNLGIAYREIGRPNDALSSFQAAVRFAPQMAEAWNNLGVTQDEHNLTQNALNSYKKAIEIQPDYASPHLNLGISLQKSDQLKEAEEHYNKVLKIQPENKTAKFMLQSIGGIETPDAAPVEHVRSIFDQCAQNFEAILVEELEYKTPELLFNIVRPYLTEQMTILDLGCGTGLGAQLYQPFANSLTGVDVSAKMLEKASEKKIYNRLEIFDILQDWVFPEKFDLIYSSDVFVYFGNLDTIIRSASSYLVNGGKIAFSVENLKDDSAEYQLFPSGRYAHSQKYIQECLNRNGLQLIEINKADVRKQSGNPVKGLLIVAQKK
- a CDS encoding UbiA prenyltransferase family protein encodes the protein MAFTQKEKIIIIARLQAYLSEFSKEPHLYELCEKINKTIHPLMNETVAGLELKPIRVLLEEFRTFSGQDAVSMFDVLLVEKRLKTIGQLRQQAIAANKPLDLSEYHDGLSQVPIKLYSWQSVISQFSRMIDEFDAAESSYEYLTHLSRDFFGNAHKGFRPPMFPDLTDTIIRELITRGLVSSMNAADLIDDINRIRQFTAMQSRQNREKIFSGDLPVDSFLKMGHDAYQFLEEYWVSSHLKKNIDVCSYLILWDGPGKARFLKKFAEIAPVEKNLELCMACTGVHPEKSQRDWLLGTDLEIEKDLKGLRETMKLIEENRFVYEFLYVINFEGSLETPISSRWKTVFEKIKSDKEILVPEPAEQSCKPAQKLSKPAQKPLHPVCDTALSNTHLSKQQPLSTASIMDETVPYIPDESSDMDIDDLSAMNELSAMDKKTSFEDQIVQEHSPWNKYLKPFLSENLLGILGAALLMLAWLCISIWVWNKGQYYRLLTGALPMYFTSVALAYISRFFYKNLHKGVSPKAPALFATICVLSIPFNYLIALSMFYLDKTIGPVAGTGLGILYAITLFDLIGRWIKDSIGFNPGLYLIIINTILFLPGFSLYAGAHMLPAAITIIMFATFFVYGYTIHAVLKKDQSKHWFRTLLFGVNYLLTLFICCVYYRIIPDAGSMAVLLQLIALGIIFFGQQERIYKQLILTSVLSVLGILLSFKSVLPVTPFCLLLSAALWLLYKKYLRAALLDNIITAHIFCFFASIVFEIKDVFLPSGRLFICGVILSAAVSLVCAVLYEKKYSKTAIQSISYLILPVLLSFPATLFLKFFNGWAGFLIMMILSFFVFVYGYIRYAKHYLRTLWFLNLGAMLIVPCLGLLFMHRFDAALMSFAFMGLVWTLASIKLKDALAHVYKTAVSLIISMIAMAVFIFACLVFHFEPPNLTMIMVLAFISLLVSLSLSAKNTMSQLPVYLIFSVSCVFGMVAYKATGIQMKTGLGTGVASLGFLYASHLFKKHGIWQSKSFDTIFNRELPLRSKQFLSFPFELAGWAMALIACIKVCSHYTLLNSGPHHFSFFALKIVLTLLIVSFVFYYFVIKYNFKQTGFIVFLPAILIFCSASSYVPAILQPLWLVLCLFIYDTWSRTVKIKVDHEASLKSPIVYMNTFFNHAGAVLGFLFYVYYTAFVPESFWNKHLLFASVTMVCAYMHKTLIVRKYKRYSHLILLHLIILITFGYVLFEQDAIVNAVQQSSGMFLYQAGSDFLKLLILAGLIFFIPGFSFERSKNKIAKYYSDVFHTWLFGVACVFSFCVSVPFFYGFYGSLSPVFLNSLLYIVIAGYFLIHAGNRYFKTAFLYIAKAFVCVYAGLLLMFEPLAGLIFGFTVFALLEALLCLGIKHKVTRPMESNTGDIHINYLNRLAKSAEVFVHIALVFHLIQFMRLFQAPPGVLLYLLIPYMVFCYRRLYKPYLGYLAVGIFAYANGFVAMGFHDFFIKNNLNTSHLLSISAMFTIFVFLVYNKVAAAQRREVEI